From Lagopus muta isolate bLagMut1 chromosome 28, bLagMut1 primary, whole genome shotgun sequence, a single genomic window includes:
- the MYO1A gene encoding unconventional myosin-Ia isoform X8 has translation MTVFLMRPFVLLPSAHCRALCGQPRLRRLPGSGPAAAGSVPCPGFPEPREEAPFVCSATIAFLCLFLLRGGGGAAGPRAGLGASARGGCRCCVPQFPCPEGGPWAPAPSWAGRGRPQCGSCPGGSPGSATPATGVPQAAGTAQPPAMEATASLLDAAAVGDLVMLDPLSEEALLRTLQERFSREEIYTYIGEVVISVNPYKPLPIYTPEKVEEYHDCNFFAVKPHIYAIADDAYCSLRDRDQDQCILITGESGAGKTEASKLVMSYVAAVSSKGEEVDKVKEQLLQSNPVLEAFGNAKTIRNDNSSRFGKYMDVEFDFKGDPLGGVISNYLLEKSRIVHHVKGERNFHIFYQLLAGGSAQLLQKLKLRPDCSHYGYLNREKSVLPGMDDAANFRAMQDAMAIIGFTPAEVTALLEVTAVVLKLGNVELSSCFQASGMEASSIAEPQELQEISQLVGLDPSTLEQALCSRTVKVRDESVLTALSVSQGYYCRDALAKNIYSRLFDWLVDRINTSIRVKPGEQRKVMGVLDIYGFEIFQDNGFEQFIINYCNEKLQQIFILMTLKEEQEEYVREGIQWTPVEFFDNSIICDLIENSKVGILAMLDEECLRPGTVNEDTFITKLNQIFASHKHYESKETLNAKHVTDISLPLRCFRIHHYAGKVTYNVTGFIEKNNDLLFRDLSQAMWAAQHTLLRSLFPEGDPQRPSLKLPPTTGSQFKASVATLMKNLYTKNPNYIRCIKPNDTKTAMLFTPDLVLAQVRYLGLMENVRVRRAGYAFRQLYQPFLKRYKMLSSRTWPHWMGNDREGTEVLLAELQFPPEELAYGHTKIFIRSPQTLFDLEKRRQQRVAELATLIQATFRGWRCRKQYQQMRKSQILISAWFRGHAQRNRYKQMKRSVLLLQAYARGWKTRRMYRRYFRSNARMRLSNFIYRRMVQKYLIGLRNNLPPMAVLDRTWPPAPYKFLSDANQELKGIFYLWKCKKYREQLSPQQRAVLQAKLCASELFKDKKALYAHSLQQPFRGEYLGLTQNRKYQKLQAVAKDKLVMAEAVQKVNRANGKKVPRLLLLTTEHLVLADPKAAQPKLVLSLSDIRGASVSRFSDGLLALHLKETSAAGGKGDLLLVSPHLIELVTRLHQTLMDATAQALPLSIVDQYAGPRAWPTWAFPEGAWAGGGVATAQGVSGRAGWNRAAHWAG, from the exons ATGACTGTGTTTCTCATGCGCCCATTCGTTCTGCTCCCCTCTGCCCACTGCAGGGCCCTTTGCGGGCAGCCCAGGCTCAGGCGTCTTCCCGGGAGTGGCCCGGCTGCTGCCGGCTCTGTACCTTGCCCCGGTTTCCCGGAGCCCCGGGAGGAAGCTCCTTTTGTTTGCTCGGCCACAATCGCGTTTCTCTGCTTGTTCCTGctgcggggaggcggcggcgctgCGGGACCCCGCGCGGGTCTGGGAGCGTCGGCTCGGGGCGGCTGCCGCTGCTgcgtgcctcagtttccctgccCCGAGGGAGGGCCCTGGGCCCCCGCCCCTTCGTGGGCCGGACGGGGCCGACCCCAGTGCGGGTCCTGTCCGGGAGGCAGCCCCGGTTCGGCCACTCCCGCAACCGGCGTCCCGCAAGCCGCAG GCACCGCGCAGCCCCCAGCCATGGAAGCCACCGCCTCTCTGCTGGACGCTGCGGCCGTCGGGGATCTGGTGATGCTGGACCCGCTCAGCGAGGAAGCCCTGCTCCGCACCCTGCAAGAGCGCTTCAGCCGCGAGGAGATCTAC ACGTACATTGGGGAGGTGGTGATCTCAGTGAACCCCTACAAACCATTGCCCATCTACACCCCCGAGAAGGTGGAGGAGTACCACGACTGCAACTTCTTTGCCGTGAAACCCCACAT CTACGCCATTGCTGATGATGCGTATTGCTCGCTGCGGGACCGGGATCAGGACCAATGCATCCTCATCACTGGTGAAAGTGGAGCTGGCAAGACAG AGGCCAGCAAGCTGGTGATGTCCTATGTGGCGGCCGTGAGCAGCAAAGGGGAGGAGGTGGACAAAgtgaaggagcagctgctgcagtccaACCCTGTGCTGGAGG CCTTTGGGAATGCCAAAACCATCCGCAACGACAATTCCTCCCGATTT GGCAAATACATGGATGTGGAGTTCGACTTCAAGGGAGATCCTCTGGGAGGGGTCATCAGTAACT ATCTGCTGGAGAAATCCCGCATCGTCCACCACGTGAAGGGCGAGAGGAATTTCCACATCTTCTACCAGCTGCTGGCGGggggctcagcacagctgctcc AGAAGCTGAAGCTGCGCCCGGACTGCAGCCACTACGGTTACCTGAACCGTGAGAAGTCAGTGCTGCCCGGCATGGATGATGCCGCCAACTTCCGTGCCATGCAG GATGCCATGGCGATCATTGGCTTCACACCCGCCGAGGTGACGGCGCTGCTGGAGGTGACGGCCGTGGTGCTCAAACTGGGCAACgtggagctgagcagctgcttcCAGGCCAGCGGGATGGAGGCGTCCAGCATTGCTGAGCCACAGG agctgcaggagatCAGCCAGCTGGTCGGGCTGGACCCCAGCACTCTGGAGCAGGCGCTGTGCTCACGCACTGTGAAGGTGCGGGATGAGAGCGTGCTGACTGCGCTCAGCGTCTCCCAG gGCTACTACTGCCGTGATGCGTTGGCCAAGAACATCTACAGCCGTCTGTTCGACTGGCTGGTGGACCGCATCAACACCAGCATCAGG GTGAAGCCAGGTGAGCAGAGGAAGGTGATGGGAGTCCTGGATATCTACGGCTTCGAGATCTTCCAG GACAACGGCTTCGAGCAGTTCATCATCAACTACTGCaatgagaagctgcagcagatcTTCATCCTGATGACGCtgaaggaggagcaggaggaataCGTCCGGGAG ggcaTCCAGTGGACCCCAGTGGAGTTTTTCGACAACAGCATCATCTGCGACCTCATTGAGAAC AGCAAGGTGGGGATCCTGGCCATGCTGGACGAGGAGTGCCTGCGGCCCGGCACCGTGAACGAGGACACCTTCATCACCAAGCTGAACCAGATCTTCGCCTCCCACAAACACTACGAGAGCAAAGAGACTCTGAACGCCAAACACGTCACTGACATCAGCCTGCCGCTGCGCTGCTTCCGCATCCACCACTATGCTGGGAAG GTGACCTACAACGTGACAGGCTTCATCGAGAAGAACAACGACCTGCTGTTCCGTGACCTGTCCCAGGCCATGTGGGCCgcccagcacacactgctgcgCTCCCTCTTCCCCGAGGGCGACCCCCAGAGACCCTCCCTCAAACTGCCCCCCACCACCGGCTCCCAGTTCAAGGCATCCGTGGCGACGCTGATGAAGAACCTCTACACCAAGAACCCCAACTACATCAG gTGCATCAAGCCCAACGACACCAAGACGGCAATGCTCTTCACTCCCGATCTGGTGCTGGCCCAGGTGCGCTACCTGGGGCTGATGGAGAACGTGCGGGTACGGCGTGCAGGCTACGCCTTCCGCCAGCTCTACCAGCCCTTCCTGAAGCGCTACaagatgctgagcagcaggaccTGGCCCCACTGGATGGGCAATGACAG ggagggcaCTGAGGTGCTGCTGGCGGAGCTGCAGTTCCCCCCCGAGGAGCTGGCATACGGCCACACCAAAATCTTCATCCGCTCACCGCAAACT CTCTTCGACCTGGAGAAGCGGCGCCAGCAGCGCGTGGCCGAGTTGGCCACCCTCATCCAAGCGACGTTCCGCGGTTGGCGCTGCAGGAAGCAGTACCAGCAGATGCGCAAGAGCCAAATCCTCATCTCCGCATGGTTCCGCGGCCACGCG CAAAGGAACCGGTACAAGCAGATGAAGCGctcggtgctgctgctgcaggcgtACGCGCGGGGCTGGAAG ACCCGCAGGATGTACCGCCGCTATTTCCGCTCCAACGCCCGCATGCGTCTGTCCAACTTCATCTACCGGCGGATG GTGCAGAAATACCTCATAGGGCTGCGGAATAACCTCCCCCCGATGGCGGTGCTGGACCGGACCTGGCCTCCCGCGCCCTATAAATTCCTGTCCGACGCCAACCAGGAGCTGAAGGGCATCTTTTACCTCTGGAAG tgtAAGAAGTACCGGGAGCAGCTCTCCCCGCAGCAGCGCGCCGTGCTGCAGGCCAAGCTGTGCGCCAGCGAGCTGTTCAAGGACAAGAAGGCGCTGTATGCACACAG cctgcagcagcccttCCGTGGTGAGTACCTGGGCCTGACGCAGAACCGCAAGTACCaaaagctgcaggcagtggccaAGGATAAGCTGGTGATGGCCGAGGCGGTGCAGAAGGTGAACAGAGCCAACGGGAAG AAGGTGCcgcggctgctgctgctcaccacTGAGCACCTGGTGCTGGCCGaccccaaagcagcacagcccaaaCTGGTGCTCAGCCTCAGCGACATCCGCGGAGCCTCCGTCAGCCGCTTCTCCGACGGGCTGCTGGCGCTGCACCTCAAGGAG ACGTCCGCTGCTGGCGGCAAAGGTGACCTCCTGCTGGTGAGCCCCCACCTCATCGAGCTCGTCACCCGCCTGCATCAGACCCTGATGGACGCCACCGCGCAGGCGCTGCCGCTGAGCATCGTCGACCAGTATGCGGGGCCGAGGGCGTGGCCTACGTGGGCGTTTCCGGAAGGGGCGTGGGCGGGAGGGGGCGTGGCCACAGCTCAGGGTGTGTCGGGAAGAGCGGGGTGGAATCGGGCTGCTCATTGGGCAGGATGA
- the MYO1A gene encoding unconventional myosin-Ia isoform X3 translates to MTVFLMRPFVLLPSAHCRALCGQPRLRRLPGSGPAAAGSVPCPGFPEPREEAPFVCSATIAFLCLFLLRGGGGAAGPRAGLGASARGGCRCCVPQFPCPEGGPWAPAPSWAGRGRPQCGSCPGGSPGSATPATGVPQAAGTAQPPAMEATASLLDAAAVGDLVMLDPLSEEALLRTLQERFSREEIYTYIGEVVISVNPYKPLPIYTPEKVEEYHDCNFFAVKPHIYAIADDAYCSLRDRDQDQCILITGESGAGKTEASKLVMSYVAAVSSKGEEVDKVKEQLLQSNPVLEAFGNAKTIRNDNSSRFGKYMDVEFDFKGDPLGGVISNYLLEKSRIVHHVKGERNFHIFYQLLAGGSAQLLQKLKLRPDCSHYGYLNREKSVLPGMDDAANFRAMQDAMAIIGFTPAEVTALLEVTAVVLKLGNVELSSCFQASGMEASSIAEPQELQEISQLVGLDPSTLEQALCSRTVKVRDESVLTALSVSQGYYCRDALAKNIYSRLFDWLVDRINTSIRVKPGEQRKVMGVLDIYGFEIFQDNGFEQFIINYCNEKLQQIFILMTLKEEQEEYVREGIQWTPVEFFDNSIICDLIENSKVGILAMLDEECLRPGTVNEDTFITKLNQIFASHKHYESKETLNAKHVTDISLPLRCFRIHHYAGKVTYNVTGFIEKNNDLLFRDLSQAMWAAQHTLLRSLFPEGDPQRPSLKLPPTTGSQFKASVATLMKNLYTKNPNYIRCIKPNDTKTAMLFTPDLVLAQVRYLGLMENVRVRRAGYAFRQLYQPFLKRYKMLSSRTWPHWMGNDREGTEVLLAELQFPPEELAYGHTKIFIRSPQTLFDLEKRRQQRVAELATLIQATFRGWRCRKQYQQMRKSQILISAWFRGHAQRNRYKQMKRSVLLLQAYARGWKVSAVRHAGVRGHAPGQRCSAGGRPAPPRTVSPHLPPSLLPFSLSLPLARYACWCFPLLLWALWVLAVPLQSRRLLRELKVQRRRHLAASTISAYWKGYQTRRMYRRYFRSNARMRLSNFIYRRMVQKYLIGLRNNLPPMAVLDRTWPPAPYKFLSDANQELKGIFYLWKCKKYREQLSPQQRAVLQAKLCASELFKDKKALYAHSLQQPFRGEYLGLTQNRKYQKLQAVAKDKLVMAEAVQKVNRANGKKVPRLLLLTTEHLVLADPKAAQPKLVLSLSDIRGASVSRFSDGLLALHLKETSAAGGKGDLLLVSPHLIELVTRLHQTLMDATAQALPLSIVDQYAGPRAWPTWAFPEGAWAGGGVATAQGVSGRAGWNRAAHWAG, encoded by the exons ATGACTGTGTTTCTCATGCGCCCATTCGTTCTGCTCCCCTCTGCCCACTGCAGGGCCCTTTGCGGGCAGCCCAGGCTCAGGCGTCTTCCCGGGAGTGGCCCGGCTGCTGCCGGCTCTGTACCTTGCCCCGGTTTCCCGGAGCCCCGGGAGGAAGCTCCTTTTGTTTGCTCGGCCACAATCGCGTTTCTCTGCTTGTTCCTGctgcggggaggcggcggcgctgCGGGACCCCGCGCGGGTCTGGGAGCGTCGGCTCGGGGCGGCTGCCGCTGCTgcgtgcctcagtttccctgccCCGAGGGAGGGCCCTGGGCCCCCGCCCCTTCGTGGGCCGGACGGGGCCGACCCCAGTGCGGGTCCTGTCCGGGAGGCAGCCCCGGTTCGGCCACTCCCGCAACCGGCGTCCCGCAAGCCGCAG GCACCGCGCAGCCCCCAGCCATGGAAGCCACCGCCTCTCTGCTGGACGCTGCGGCCGTCGGGGATCTGGTGATGCTGGACCCGCTCAGCGAGGAAGCCCTGCTCCGCACCCTGCAAGAGCGCTTCAGCCGCGAGGAGATCTAC ACGTACATTGGGGAGGTGGTGATCTCAGTGAACCCCTACAAACCATTGCCCATCTACACCCCCGAGAAGGTGGAGGAGTACCACGACTGCAACTTCTTTGCCGTGAAACCCCACAT CTACGCCATTGCTGATGATGCGTATTGCTCGCTGCGGGACCGGGATCAGGACCAATGCATCCTCATCACTGGTGAAAGTGGAGCTGGCAAGACAG AGGCCAGCAAGCTGGTGATGTCCTATGTGGCGGCCGTGAGCAGCAAAGGGGAGGAGGTGGACAAAgtgaaggagcagctgctgcagtccaACCCTGTGCTGGAGG CCTTTGGGAATGCCAAAACCATCCGCAACGACAATTCCTCCCGATTT GGCAAATACATGGATGTGGAGTTCGACTTCAAGGGAGATCCTCTGGGAGGGGTCATCAGTAACT ATCTGCTGGAGAAATCCCGCATCGTCCACCACGTGAAGGGCGAGAGGAATTTCCACATCTTCTACCAGCTGCTGGCGGggggctcagcacagctgctcc AGAAGCTGAAGCTGCGCCCGGACTGCAGCCACTACGGTTACCTGAACCGTGAGAAGTCAGTGCTGCCCGGCATGGATGATGCCGCCAACTTCCGTGCCATGCAG GATGCCATGGCGATCATTGGCTTCACACCCGCCGAGGTGACGGCGCTGCTGGAGGTGACGGCCGTGGTGCTCAAACTGGGCAACgtggagctgagcagctgcttcCAGGCCAGCGGGATGGAGGCGTCCAGCATTGCTGAGCCACAGG agctgcaggagatCAGCCAGCTGGTCGGGCTGGACCCCAGCACTCTGGAGCAGGCGCTGTGCTCACGCACTGTGAAGGTGCGGGATGAGAGCGTGCTGACTGCGCTCAGCGTCTCCCAG gGCTACTACTGCCGTGATGCGTTGGCCAAGAACATCTACAGCCGTCTGTTCGACTGGCTGGTGGACCGCATCAACACCAGCATCAGG GTGAAGCCAGGTGAGCAGAGGAAGGTGATGGGAGTCCTGGATATCTACGGCTTCGAGATCTTCCAG GACAACGGCTTCGAGCAGTTCATCATCAACTACTGCaatgagaagctgcagcagatcTTCATCCTGATGACGCtgaaggaggagcaggaggaataCGTCCGGGAG ggcaTCCAGTGGACCCCAGTGGAGTTTTTCGACAACAGCATCATCTGCGACCTCATTGAGAAC AGCAAGGTGGGGATCCTGGCCATGCTGGACGAGGAGTGCCTGCGGCCCGGCACCGTGAACGAGGACACCTTCATCACCAAGCTGAACCAGATCTTCGCCTCCCACAAACACTACGAGAGCAAAGAGACTCTGAACGCCAAACACGTCACTGACATCAGCCTGCCGCTGCGCTGCTTCCGCATCCACCACTATGCTGGGAAG GTGACCTACAACGTGACAGGCTTCATCGAGAAGAACAACGACCTGCTGTTCCGTGACCTGTCCCAGGCCATGTGGGCCgcccagcacacactgctgcgCTCCCTCTTCCCCGAGGGCGACCCCCAGAGACCCTCCCTCAAACTGCCCCCCACCACCGGCTCCCAGTTCAAGGCATCCGTGGCGACGCTGATGAAGAACCTCTACACCAAGAACCCCAACTACATCAG gTGCATCAAGCCCAACGACACCAAGACGGCAATGCTCTTCACTCCCGATCTGGTGCTGGCCCAGGTGCGCTACCTGGGGCTGATGGAGAACGTGCGGGTACGGCGTGCAGGCTACGCCTTCCGCCAGCTCTACCAGCCCTTCCTGAAGCGCTACaagatgctgagcagcaggaccTGGCCCCACTGGATGGGCAATGACAG ggagggcaCTGAGGTGCTGCTGGCGGAGCTGCAGTTCCCCCCCGAGGAGCTGGCATACGGCCACACCAAAATCTTCATCCGCTCACCGCAAACT CTCTTCGACCTGGAGAAGCGGCGCCAGCAGCGCGTGGCCGAGTTGGCCACCCTCATCCAAGCGACGTTCCGCGGTTGGCGCTGCAGGAAGCAGTACCAGCAGATGCGCAAGAGCCAAATCCTCATCTCCGCATGGTTCCGCGGCCACGCG CAAAGGAACCGGTACAAGCAGATGAAGCGctcggtgctgctgctgcaggcgtACGCGCGGGGCTGGAAGGTGAGCGCTGTGCGCCACGCAGGCGTTCGGGGCCACGCTCCGGGGCAGCGATGCAGTGCCGGGGGGCGTCCTGCTCCCCCCAGGACCGTCTCACCCCATCTCCCTCCATCTCTCctgcctttctccctttctctccctctcgCTCGCTATGCGTGTTGGtgtttccccctcctcctttgGGCTCTTTGGGTTCTGGCTGTCCCTCTGCAGTCCCGCCGGCTCCTTCGGGAGCTGAAGGTTCAGCGCCGCCGCCATTTGGCCGCCAGCACCATTTCTGCTTACTGGAAAGGGTATCAG ACCCGCAGGATGTACCGCCGCTATTTCCGCTCCAACGCCCGCATGCGTCTGTCCAACTTCATCTACCGGCGGATG GTGCAGAAATACCTCATAGGGCTGCGGAATAACCTCCCCCCGATGGCGGTGCTGGACCGGACCTGGCCTCCCGCGCCCTATAAATTCCTGTCCGACGCCAACCAGGAGCTGAAGGGCATCTTTTACCTCTGGAAG tgtAAGAAGTACCGGGAGCAGCTCTCCCCGCAGCAGCGCGCCGTGCTGCAGGCCAAGCTGTGCGCCAGCGAGCTGTTCAAGGACAAGAAGGCGCTGTATGCACACAG cctgcagcagcccttCCGTGGTGAGTACCTGGGCCTGACGCAGAACCGCAAGTACCaaaagctgcaggcagtggccaAGGATAAGCTGGTGATGGCCGAGGCGGTGCAGAAGGTGAACAGAGCCAACGGGAAG AAGGTGCcgcggctgctgctgctcaccacTGAGCACCTGGTGCTGGCCGaccccaaagcagcacagcccaaaCTGGTGCTCAGCCTCAGCGACATCCGCGGAGCCTCCGTCAGCCGCTTCTCCGACGGGCTGCTGGCGCTGCACCTCAAGGAG ACGTCCGCTGCTGGCGGCAAAGGTGACCTCCTGCTGGTGAGCCCCCACCTCATCGAGCTCGTCACCCGCCTGCATCAGACCCTGATGGACGCCACCGCGCAGGCGCTGCCGCTGAGCATCGTCGACCAGTATGCGGGGCCGAGGGCGTGGCCTACGTGGGCGTTTCCGGAAGGGGCGTGGGCGGGAGGGGGCGTGGCCACAGCTCAGGGTGTGTCGGGAAGAGCGGGGTGGAATCGGGCTGCTCATTGGGCAGGATGA